From a region of the Roseivirga sp. 4D4 genome:
- a CDS encoding glycoside hydrolase family 65 protein, producing the protein MKKFISGFLLLFTVAAFAQNYDQSPWHIPAKDIDPNNYFGITVGNGMVGIVSSPQPMRVQDVVLNGVYDNYQRGRVSNILKTFNHVNFDLDINRRRVGGDMVSNYQQVLDMKKAILTTTFDIEDLASVEHQMMSLRQLPFTAMVIMKITAKKDILITPISVMEAPDHLTEVNQFYAQIDRPHVSFPLMTSVGKSPSGSSTVAASSTFIFPEEHGHEPKVIHEDWDFNRHWAKFDKELKAGETYTFALVGSTLASEHFADPHNEAERLTIYARLEGMDRLIERHVAAWDELWESDIVIEGDLQSQKDVRSALYHLYSFARAGTAYSLSPMGLSGLGYNGHVFWDTELWMYPPLLMLQPDIAKSLLEYRFQRLEAAKQNAFAHGYKGAQFPWESADDGSEDTPVWALTGPFEHHITGCVGWAFWKYYQVTGDKEWLRDRGWPVLKEVATFWASRVERNGPGQYDIKNVIGANEWEENIDNNAFTNAIAKLTLGYATEAAQILGETADPDWANVAANIPVLKFDDGTTRENATYVDVMIKQADVNLLSYPLQFYSDKKQIEKDLKFYETKMSPNGPAMGFCVLATIYARLGDANKAFDVWTNSFRPNGVPPFGVLSETRGGTNPYFATGAGGMLQTVLGGFGGLDITDAGIVKGKQNLPKGWKSLEIKGFYKK; encoded by the coding sequence ATGAAAAAATTTATCTCAGGTTTTCTGCTGCTCTTTACTGTAGCGGCATTCGCTCAAAACTATGATCAGTCACCATGGCATATTCCAGCCAAAGACATCGATCCTAATAACTACTTTGGCATCACTGTCGGTAATGGGATGGTTGGGATTGTTTCCTCTCCTCAACCTATGCGCGTGCAAGATGTGGTGCTAAATGGAGTATATGACAACTACCAAAGAGGGCGTGTTTCTAACATCCTGAAAACATTCAATCACGTCAATTTCGATTTGGACATCAATCGAAGACGGGTTGGTGGCGATATGGTGAGCAACTATCAGCAAGTCCTGGACATGAAGAAGGCCATTCTCACCACTACTTTTGATATTGAAGACCTCGCTTCAGTTGAACATCAGATGATGTCTTTACGCCAATTGCCTTTCACGGCTATGGTAATCATGAAAATCACGGCAAAAAAGGACATTCTAATTACCCCCATTAGCGTAATGGAGGCGCCCGATCACTTAACCGAGGTAAACCAATTCTATGCCCAAATCGATCGCCCTCACGTTTCCTTCCCTTTGATGACCTCAGTTGGGAAGAGTCCATCAGGATCTAGCACAGTAGCAGCCTCCTCTACATTTATTTTTCCAGAAGAGCATGGTCATGAACCAAAAGTGATCCATGAAGACTGGGATTTCAACCGACACTGGGCCAAGTTTGATAAAGAGCTAAAGGCTGGAGAGACTTACACATTTGCGCTGGTAGGATCTACATTGGCTAGTGAGCACTTTGCAGACCCACATAATGAAGCGGAAAGGCTTACTATCTATGCTCGATTGGAAGGTATGGATCGCTTAATCGAAAGACACGTGGCCGCTTGGGATGAACTTTGGGAAAGTGATATTGTCATTGAAGGTGATTTACAGTCTCAAAAAGACGTTAGATCGGCATTGTACCACTTGTATTCTTTCGCAAGAGCTGGCACGGCCTATTCACTTTCGCCCATGGGGCTTTCTGGTCTAGGCTATAATGGTCATGTCTTCTGGGACACAGAACTATGGATGTATCCACCGCTGTTGATGCTCCAACCAGACATTGCTAAATCCTTGTTAGAATATCGCTTTCAAAGACTGGAAGCGGCTAAGCAAAATGCCTTTGCGCATGGATACAAAGGGGCTCAATTTCCCTGGGAATCTGCTGATGATGGCTCTGAAGATACACCTGTTTGGGCCTTAACAGGTCCTTTTGAACATCACATTACTGGTTGCGTTGGTTGGGCTTTCTGGAAATATTATCAGGTTACCGGAGACAAAGAGTGGCTAAGAGATCGCGGCTGGCCAGTGCTAAAAGAGGTAGCCACATTTTGGGCGAGTAGAGTTGAAAGAAATGGTCCAGGCCAGTATGATATCAAGAATGTCATTGGAGCGAACGAGTGGGAAGAGAACATTGACAACAATGCTTTTACCAATGCTATTGCAAAATTAACCCTGGGCTATGCAACAGAGGCCGCTCAAATCTTAGGAGAAACGGCCGACCCTGATTGGGCTAATGTTGCGGCCAACATTCCTGTTCTCAAATTTGATGATGGTACCACTAGGGAAAATGCCACTTATGTAGATGTCATGATCAAACAGGCAGATGTAAACCTGCTTTCATACCCACTTCAATTCTATTCGGACAAAAAACAAATAGAAAAAGACCTCAAATTTTATGAGACCAAAATGTCTCCAAATGGTCCTGCTATGGGCTTTTGCGTTTTAGCTACTATCTACGCTCGCCTCGGTGATGCGAACAAAGCTTTTGATGTCTGGACTAATAGTTTTCGACCTAATGGAGTACCTCCTTTTGGGGTATTGTCCGAAACCAGAGGGGGCACTAATCCATATTTTGCGACAGGCGCAGGAGGAATGTTGCAGACTGTACTTGGCGGCTTTGGTGGTTTAGATATTACTGACGCTGGCATTGTAAAAGGGAAACAGAACCTTCCTAAAGGCTGGAAAAGCTTGGAGATAAAAGGGTTTTACAAAAAATAA
- a CDS encoding TonB-dependent receptor plug domain-containing protein yields the protein MYKLSRLLLSIIVCFSAVHIASGQHIESDSSQQITDLNKGNLYDPVQLFQGRVAGVSITRPGGDINGDYQIRIRGLNTMTSQNRPLIVLDNMVGVSLDNIDPNDIQSFTVLKESAATALYGMRGANGVILMTSKRARDNSPIATAHTAVSIDRIGKTYDVLDRSAFLGLGGTDYGANTDWVEESTQTGLSEAAGFLVSQQLDKTAFTLSANYRDIEGIVSPSFQKRLNARFGIDHLLLDDKLKVSGQVFFTNSERGTVDPVIFREMTIYNPTAPVLDPGNNTTGGFFQQGLFESLNPVALMKQQQDILEVKRVLLNFSGSYKVLDNLNIRASYTQDNANGFGGQYWSKDDYEIGVFFNGIGNRSTTDSFTEIADFSIDYQKRIKGIDFKFLVGTGFQNRENESLFAQVTQFLFDVQTFNNLGFGALASGPFAEVSSSRTDDRLNSYYGRVNAQFSESFGAYLNLRADSYSGFINNKTGLFYGLGVQYDLIDILDAGKLSKLSLHASYGTSGNLPPSPLLAENIIVPNAPRDLDGDANTTDDIFVAGVQANSRNPMLQWEETKELNLGIDFSIGAWGLSGSFNYFDRKSEDIIYREFVPIGSPNAYDPGTFHTANFVYSNAIDISTSGIEFTLNYDKEIGEVKWMSQLNTTHYQPNTLDRASFDAVVGSFSFSQGGPSNISTRSYVGSPIADLYAPRLLSVDDNGNVQVTDQSFDAWEKVGNALPTTDVGFYNSFSFNSWRLSFLLRGSFGHSLLNVSRWFYESLNPFSAGFNSVVTDQYVGATESTFSDNYIEKASFLRLNNLAIAKTVVIGGDHSLTIELIGQNLFTITNYTGIDPEIRYIHPRAARSLFQGFAAGIDERAQHFTTRTYTLALKISL from the coding sequence ATGTATAAACTATCTCGGCTACTCCTATCCATCATTGTTTGCTTCTCCGCTGTCCATATTGCCTCTGGTCAGCATATTGAATCGGATTCTAGTCAGCAAATCACGGACCTGAACAAAGGAAACCTATACGATCCGGTCCAACTCTTTCAGGGTAGAGTAGCCGGAGTCTCTATTACTCGGCCAGGAGGAGACATAAACGGGGACTATCAGATAAGAATCAGAGGATTAAACACCATGACCTCTCAAAACAGACCATTAATTGTGCTTGACAATATGGTAGGAGTTTCACTTGATAATATTGACCCTAATGATATTCAGAGCTTTACTGTTTTAAAAGAAAGTGCAGCCACAGCCTTATATGGAATGCGCGGTGCTAATGGCGTCATTCTTATGACATCCAAACGAGCACGTGACAATAGTCCAATTGCGACAGCTCACACGGCTGTGAGCATAGATCGTATTGGTAAAACCTATGATGTTTTAGATAGATCAGCATTTCTCGGTCTAGGTGGAACAGATTATGGGGCCAACACAGACTGGGTGGAAGAGTCGACCCAAACGGGACTATCGGAAGCCGCAGGTTTTCTCGTTAGTCAACAGCTCGACAAGACTGCATTCACCTTGTCTGCCAACTATCGTGACATCGAAGGAATAGTCAGCCCTTCGTTCCAAAAGCGCCTGAACGCCAGATTTGGAATTGATCATCTACTGCTTGATGATAAACTCAAGGTTTCTGGTCAAGTCTTTTTTACTAATTCAGAACGGGGTACGGTGGATCCTGTGATTTTTAGAGAAATGACAATCTATAACCCCACGGCACCAGTGCTAGACCCCGGCAACAATACAACGGGTGGGTTTTTCCAGCAGGGGTTGTTCGAATCGTTGAATCCAGTTGCCTTAATGAAACAACAACAAGACATCTTGGAAGTCAAAAGGGTGTTACTCAATTTCTCGGGTTCTTACAAAGTTTTGGATAACCTGAATATTCGTGCGTCCTATACTCAAGACAATGCCAATGGATTTGGTGGGCAATATTGGAGTAAGGATGATTATGAAATAGGAGTTTTTTTCAATGGCATAGGAAACCGTTCTACAACAGATTCTTTTACAGAGATTGCTGATTTTTCGATCGACTATCAGAAAAGGATTAAAGGAATTGATTTTAAGTTTTTGGTGGGGACCGGATTCCAAAATCGTGAAAACGAATCGTTATTTGCGCAAGTCACCCAATTTCTCTTTGACGTTCAAACATTCAACAACCTTGGCTTCGGAGCCCTTGCCTCTGGTCCATTTGCTGAGGTTAGCAGTTCTAGAACCGATGACCGTCTCAACTCCTATTATGGCAGAGTTAATGCCCAGTTTAGCGAAAGCTTTGGCGCCTATTTAAACCTTCGTGCAGACTCTTATAGTGGCTTTATTAATAATAAAACAGGCCTTTTCTATGGATTAGGAGTTCAATATGACCTGATAGACATTCTAGATGCGGGGAAGCTTAGTAAGCTAAGCCTGCATGCCAGTTATGGCACCAGTGGCAACCTGCCTCCAAGCCCCCTACTTGCCGAGAACATAATTGTACCAAATGCGCCCAGAGACCTTGATGGTGATGCCAATACCACAGATGACATTTTCGTTGCTGGTGTACAGGCAAATTCCAGAAATCCAATGTTACAATGGGAAGAAACCAAGGAGTTAAACCTTGGAATTGATTTCTCTATAGGTGCATGGGGCCTGTCAGGGTCGTTTAACTACTTCGATCGAAAATCCGAAGACATTATTTATCGAGAATTCGTGCCAATCGGCTCACCCAACGCATACGATCCAGGGACCTTCCACACAGCAAACTTTGTCTACAGCAATGCAATCGATATTTCGACTTCCGGTATCGAATTCACCTTGAACTATGACAAAGAAATAGGTGAGGTGAAATGGATGAGCCAATTAAATACTACCCATTACCAACCCAATACTTTGGACCGAGCAAGTTTTGACGCAGTCGTAGGCTCCTTCTCCTTTTCTCAAGGAGGACCTTCCAATATATCAACCAGAAGCTATGTTGGAAGTCCCATTGCAGACCTATATGCCCCACGTCTCCTTTCTGTAGATGATAATGGTAATGTTCAAGTTACTGATCAGAGCTTTGATGCATGGGAAAAAGTCGGAAATGCGCTACCTACCACTGATGTTGGATTCTATAACTCCTTTTCATTTAACAGCTGGCGCCTCAGCTTTTTACTAAGAGGTAGTTTTGGTCACTCATTATTAAATGTATCTCGCTGGTTTTACGAATCTTTAAACCCTTTTTCTGCAGGTTTCAATTCTGTTGTTACTGATCAGTATGTCGGTGCTACAGAATCAACCTTTTCTGATAACTATATAGAAAAGGCCTCTTTCCTAAGGCTAAATAATCTTGCCATTGCTAAGACGGTCGTAATAGGCGGAGATCATTCATTGACCATTGAGCTCATCGGTCAAAACCTTTTCACAATTACGAATTACACGGGGATTGACCCAGAAATAAGGTATATACACCCAAGGGCTGCGCGCTCCCTTTTCCAAGGATTTGCTGCTGGGATTGATGAGCGCGCTCAGCATTTCACTACACGCACTTATACCTTAGCCCTGAAGATTAGCCTCTAA